A single region of the Mercenaria mercenaria strain notata chromosome 6, MADL_Memer_1, whole genome shotgun sequence genome encodes:
- the LOC123548996 gene encoding uncharacterized protein LOC123548996: protein MDRGQENRAKLSRAIQSCSAELVDTQPFSDSELPDILIQDGCITEDECKEMRAKTVRKDQVRKLIILIKGRSFKTMKKYLLAINKHCPNVVKNVWNRYEILLHEKRDVWVCPMCELKENVDIKYVIDVLYGKSVIRTGLYSMVCDSNSSIGQQDYLWDSLLQACSGDNLKYLTDALKAKGHYTHIAESLNYYRRSLSFDSPCLCSSAGTPPVPRKVNSDENETSTTQSPLSSSFVSSREDENTSPKTMYTGKHDSIINSTNSKDNLQSDQPSDVSSAVTVVANARDDELLLPDADDNVQGSVIPSYNCICFCFRCCRHKLSMQNHYGTI, encoded by the coding sequence AGAATAGGGCGAAACTTTCACGAGCAATTCAGAGTTGCAGTGCGGAATTGGTGGATACACAACCGTTTAGCGATAGTGAACTACCAGATATTCTTATCCAAGACGGTTGCATTACAGAGGATGAATGTAAAGAGATGCGAGCAAAAACGGTCAGAAAAGATCAAGTTCGGAAATTGATCATTCTGATCAAAGGTAGAAGTTTCAAGACGATGAAAAAATACTTATTAGCTATAAATAAACATTGTCCAAATGTTGTGAAAAATGTTTGGAATCGGTATGAAATTCTGTTGCACGAGAAAAGGGATGTTTGGGTGTGTCCTATGTGCGAACTGAAAGAGAATGTGGATATAAAATATGTGATAGATGTGCTTTATGGAAAAAGTGTCATTCGAACAGGGTTGTATTCCATGGTTTGTGACAGCAACAGTTCTATAGGGCAACAAGATTATTTATGGGATTCGCTCCTTCAAGCATGTTCTGGAGATAATTTGAAATATCTCACCGATGCTTTGAAAGCCAAAGGTCATTATACCCACATAGCAGAATCGTTGAATTATTATCGCCGAAGCCTGTCGTTTGATTCTCCTTGCTTATGCTCAAGCGCTGGAACGCCCCCGGTTCCAAGAAAGGTCAATTCGGATGAAAATGAAACTTCAACCACCCAGTCGCCGTTAAGTTCATCTTTTGTATCTTCACGTGAAGACGAAAATACATCACCGAAAACAATGTATACAGGAAAACATGATAGCATAATTAACAGTACGAACAGCAAAGATAATTTACAAAGTGATCAACCAAGTGACGTTAGCAGTGCAGTAACAGTTGTAGCAAACGCAAGAGATGACGAGCTTCTTCTTCCTGATGCAGACGACAATGTCCAGGGCAGTGTCATTCCTTCATATaactgtatttgtttttgtttcaggtgTTGCAGACATAAATTATCTATGCAGAATCATTATGGAACAATTTAG